Proteins encoded by one window of Corynebacterium amycolatum:
- a CDS encoding acyl-CoA thioesterase, whose translation MANIREVLDLEQIDRDIFRGPVIKSILQRTFGGQVAGQSLVAATRTVGNTFAVNSLHAYFVGPGRPHIPTVYMVKRIRDGRSFCHRSVEAVQDGRTIFVMQVSFHRKGDEGLEHSDVMRKVPDPEDVVTDTSEMTNTRRLLMREWADWDIRVVPDDQFEHNKYTPSQQLVWFRCKDRLPDNETFHVCTLAYMSDMTLLSSALVPHPGVEVQEASLDHAMWFMRPFRADEWLLYDQISPSAHAGRALTHGRIFNQKGELVAVVTQEGLTRSLAPGVEPVPVATNFDARSENLD comes from the coding sequence ATGGCTAACATCCGCGAGGTATTAGATCTGGAGCAGATTGACCGGGACATTTTCCGTGGCCCAGTCATTAAGTCAATCCTACAGCGCACTTTCGGTGGCCAAGTTGCCGGCCAGTCCCTCGTCGCGGCGACGCGCACGGTGGGTAATACCTTCGCGGTGAACTCCCTCCACGCCTACTTTGTAGGCCCGGGCCGCCCCCATATCCCGACGGTGTACATGGTCAAGCGAATTCGCGATGGCCGGTCTTTCTGCCACCGTTCCGTCGAAGCTGTGCAAGATGGCCGTACGATTTTCGTCATGCAGGTCAGCTTCCACCGTAAGGGGGATGAGGGACTCGAGCACTCTGACGTGATGCGCAAGGTGCCAGATCCTGAAGATGTGGTCACCGACACCTCTGAGATGACGAACACACGTCGTCTACTAATGCGCGAGTGGGCGGACTGGGATATCCGGGTAGTGCCGGATGATCAGTTCGAACACAACAAATACACCCCGTCTCAGCAGCTGGTGTGGTTCCGGTGCAAGGATCGCCTGCCGGATAACGAGACCTTCCACGTCTGCACGCTGGCGTACATGTCGGATATGACTTTGCTGTCATCGGCACTCGTTCCGCATCCAGGCGTTGAGGTCCAGGAAGCCAGCCTCGACCACGCGATGTGGTTTATGCGTCCGTTCCGTGCGGATGAATGGCTGCTCTACGACCAGATTTCACCATCAGCGCATGCGGGTCGCGCACTGACTCACGGTCGCATTTTTAACCAAAAGGGCGAGCTCGTGGCCGTCGTCACGCAGGAAGGGCTGACCCGAAGCCTGGCCCC
- the pdxS gene encoding pyridoxal 5'-phosphate synthase lyase subunit PdxS — protein MMKGGVIMDVVTPEQAKIAEDAGATAVMALERVPADIRAEGGVSRMSDPDMIEGIINAVSIPVMAKARIGHFVEAQVLQSLGVDFIDESEVLTPADYSNHIDKFDFTVPFVCGATNLGEALRRINEGAAMIRSKGEAGTGDVSNAVTHMRTIRAEINRLRSMAPDELYVAAKELQAPYELVREVAETGKLPVVLFTAGGIATPADAAMMMQLGAEGVFVGSGIFKSGDPEKRAKAIVQATQHYDDPKVIADVSRGLGEAMVGINVDEIPQPHRLAERGW, from the coding sequence ATGATGAAGGGCGGCGTCATTATGGACGTCGTTACTCCGGAGCAGGCCAAGATCGCTGAGGATGCCGGCGCAACTGCCGTGATGGCGTTGGAGCGCGTCCCCGCCGATATTCGCGCAGAGGGCGGCGTGTCGCGTATGTCCGACCCGGACATGATCGAGGGCATTATCAATGCCGTCTCCATCCCGGTTATGGCCAAGGCCCGTATCGGCCACTTTGTTGAGGCACAGGTTCTGCAGTCCCTCGGTGTTGACTTCATTGACGAGTCCGAGGTTCTGACCCCGGCCGATTACTCGAACCATATCGACAAGTTCGACTTCACCGTGCCGTTCGTCTGTGGTGCGACCAACCTGGGTGAGGCTCTGCGCCGCATCAACGAGGGCGCTGCCATGATTCGCTCGAAGGGTGAGGCCGGTACCGGTGATGTTTCCAACGCTGTGACTCACATGCGCACCATCCGCGCTGAAATTAACCGTCTGCGTTCTATGGCTCCGGACGAGCTCTACGTTGCCGCCAAGGAGCTGCAGGCACCGTACGAGCTGGTACGCGAGGTCGCTGAGACCGGTAAGCTGCCGGTCGTACTCTTCACCGCAGGTGGCATTGCAACGCCGGCTGACGCTGCAATGATGATGCAGCTCGGTGCTGAGGGTGTCTTTGTTGGCTCCGGTATCTTCAAGTCCGGTGATCCGGAGAAGCGCGCCAAGGCTATAGTCCAGGCAACTCAGCACTACGATGATCCGAAGGTCATCGCTGATGTCTCCCGCGGGCTCGGCGAGGCAATGGTCGGTATCAACGTCGACGAGATTCCGCAGCCGCACCGACTCGCTGAGCGTGGCTGGTAA
- a CDS encoding glycosyltransferase family 4 protein gives MRIGMVCPYSFDVPGGVQAHAIDLCEEFIRRGHEVSLIGPASVQADVPDFVVRGGAAIPIPYNGSVARLSFGPRTSRRVRTWIEEGSFDILHIHEPNSPSFSMLSLVNSVGPIVATYHSAATDSLALKLATPFLRKYLERIRGGIAVSEVARRWQVEQLGGDPVLIPNGVRVGDFESCPAASSLPEIPPRREGFYRLVFLGRFDESRKGFDVLLDALPAIRAEIPQLEVCVVGDGDVAAARRKAGRNADVLHFVGRLSEDAKASILADADAYIAPQRGGESFGIVLVEAMAAGAPVISSDIDAFKLVLDDGHYGLHFENGNSVDLADAVVRLLTQPKLGEELRALGHKRAWEYDWSQVADGVLRVYDTVRMDGEKVVIAP, from the coding sequence GTGCGAATCGGAATGGTGTGCCCGTACTCGTTCGATGTCCCAGGTGGGGTTCAAGCTCACGCGATTGACCTGTGTGAGGAGTTCATCCGTCGCGGCCACGAGGTCAGTCTTATCGGCCCGGCTAGCGTGCAGGCGGACGTTCCGGATTTCGTTGTTCGAGGTGGTGCCGCCATCCCGATTCCGTATAACGGCTCGGTCGCTCGGCTGTCTTTTGGTCCCCGCACGAGCCGTCGAGTCCGCACATGGATTGAGGAAGGTAGCTTTGACATTCTTCATATCCATGAGCCGAATTCGCCCAGTTTTTCAATGTTGTCGTTAGTAAACTCGGTCGGTCCAATTGTCGCGACCTATCACTCTGCGGCGACGGACTCCTTGGCATTGAAGCTGGCCACGCCATTTTTGCGGAAGTACCTTGAACGCATTCGGGGAGGCATCGCTGTCTCGGAAGTGGCACGTCGCTGGCAGGTTGAGCAACTCGGCGGCGACCCGGTACTCATTCCCAATGGTGTCCGTGTTGGAGATTTCGAGTCCTGTCCGGCCGCCTCATCGTTGCCCGAGATCCCGCCGCGGCGTGAGGGGTTCTATCGGCTTGTGTTCCTCGGACGCTTCGACGAATCTCGCAAGGGCTTTGACGTTCTGCTCGACGCGCTGCCAGCAATACGTGCGGAGATTCCACAGCTTGAGGTCTGTGTCGTTGGTGATGGTGATGTCGCGGCAGCTCGTCGTAAAGCGGGCAGAAACGCAGATGTCCTGCATTTCGTCGGCAGACTCTCGGAGGATGCTAAGGCGTCAATACTCGCCGATGCGGATGCGTACATTGCCCCACAGCGTGGTGGGGAGAGTTTCGGCATCGTGCTGGTAGAGGCGATGGCGGCGGGTGCGCCGGTGATCTCCAGCGACATCGATGCGTTCAAACTCGTGCTTGACGACGGCCATTACGGGCTTCACTTTGAAAACGGTAACTCCGTAGACCTTGCGGATGCAGTCGTACGCCTTTTGACGCAGCCAAAGTTGGGGGAGGAGCTTCGCGCACTCGGGCATAAACGGGCTTGGGAATATGACTGGTCGCAGGTCGCCGACGGCGTTCTGCGTGTGTACGATACGGTGCGCATGGATGGCGAAAAGGTCGTCATTGCGCCATAA
- a CDS encoding phosphatidylinositol mannoside acyltransferase, producing the protein MTSFFLPRSKNDFVALGYMAGWKIFGLLPERVAYRIGNIAADRVAANPATTRQLRKNLARVMGCPPEEVPQGLIRASMRSYLRYWVEAFRLPSIASPELADTVESTSDGLERVAEALEAGDSIVIPLPHSGNWDMAGMWLVSRHGRFSTVAERLKPEVLYDAFVEYRESLGFRILPLTGGKPAMPELQKRLEDGGVVCLLSDRDFGGHGVPVTFFGEQTTMPVGAAKLALDTGARLMPAGLSYTRDGWRFVAHPFVPTEGRNLADIVQDIATVFESDIAQHPADWHMMQPLWPADKKRSK; encoded by the coding sequence ATGACTAGTTTCTTCCTGCCTCGCTCTAAAAATGATTTCGTTGCGCTCGGCTATATGGCCGGGTGGAAGATTTTTGGTCTGCTGCCGGAACGCGTGGCCTACCGTATCGGCAACATAGCCGCCGATCGTGTAGCAGCAAATCCCGCGACTACCCGCCAGCTTCGCAAGAACTTGGCTCGCGTTATGGGCTGCCCACCTGAGGAAGTGCCGCAAGGTCTTATTCGGGCTTCCATGCGTTCCTATCTACGTTATTGGGTGGAGGCATTCCGGTTGCCCTCCATCGCGTCGCCAGAGTTGGCAGACACAGTCGAGTCCACCAGCGATGGACTCGAACGAGTTGCTGAGGCCCTCGAGGCAGGAGATTCCATCGTCATCCCGCTGCCGCATTCTGGTAACTGGGATATGGCAGGTATGTGGCTCGTTTCCCGGCATGGCCGGTTCAGTACCGTGGCGGAACGGCTGAAGCCAGAAGTGCTTTACGACGCTTTCGTGGAGTACCGCGAATCCCTCGGATTCCGCATTCTCCCGCTTACCGGTGGCAAACCCGCGATGCCGGAACTGCAGAAGCGATTGGAAGACGGTGGCGTTGTGTGCCTGCTGTCTGATCGTGACTTCGGCGGCCACGGGGTCCCGGTCACTTTTTTCGGCGAGCAGACTACCATGCCGGTCGGTGCAGCAAAGCTGGCACTGGACACCGGCGCTCGGCTTATGCCCGCGGGCCTGTCCTACACGCGCGATGGCTGGCGTTTTGTAGCGCATCCATTCGTGCCGACTGAGGGGCGCAATCTAGCTGACATTGTCCAGGACATCGCTACTGTTTTTGAATCTGATATTGCCCAGCATCCAGCGGATTGGCACATGATGCAGCCACTGTGGCCAGCGGATAAGAAGAGGTCAAAGTAG
- the pgsA gene encoding phosphatidylinositol phosphate synthase: protein MLSVRGRAPIRPVVEPVAAALLRVGISPNTVTLVGTAVSVLLAVILIPTNHLFAAAVSIAIFTAFDLLDGTMARLRGQGTKYGATLDASCDRITDAALFGAIAYWVVYHHDADPVLLILTLITMGSSQVISYVKARAEASALKVNGGLVERAERLIIGLIGIGLQGLGVDYVLYVAMWLLAIGSVFTVVQRLYMVAKQPGALDPIAPPEGAADSSSINPDSAPKSTGSADSYN from the coding sequence ATGCTGAGTGTCCGTGGCAGGGCTCCAATCCGCCCAGTAGTTGAACCGGTAGCCGCTGCACTTTTGCGGGTCGGGATTAGCCCGAACACGGTCACCCTGGTGGGAACTGCAGTTTCCGTTCTGCTTGCGGTAATCCTGATTCCTACCAACCATCTTTTTGCAGCTGCGGTTTCAATCGCTATTTTCACAGCTTTTGACCTGCTCGATGGCACGATGGCCAGACTTCGAGGGCAGGGAACGAAATACGGAGCGACGCTGGATGCTTCCTGTGACCGCATTACTGATGCTGCACTGTTCGGGGCGATAGCGTATTGGGTGGTGTATCACCATGACGCGGATCCAGTGCTGCTTATTCTGACACTGATTACCATGGGGTCTTCCCAGGTCATTTCCTACGTTAAGGCTCGGGCAGAGGCCAGCGCCCTTAAGGTCAACGGTGGTCTCGTCGAACGTGCGGAGCGCCTGATTATCGGTCTAATCGGCATTGGGCTCCAGGGGCTTGGCGTGGACTATGTCCTCTACGTCGCGATGTGGCTCCTGGCGATTGGGTCGGTATTCACCGTCGTCCAGCGCTTGTACATGGTGGCTAAGCAGCCAGGAGCGTTGGATCCCATCGCCCCGCCAGAAGGCGCAGCTGATAGTTCATCTATTAACCCTGACTCTGCTCCGAAGTCCACGGGTTCGGCTGATTCCTACAACTAA
- a CDS encoding HIT family protein: MAVNQSGSEELPPQQQGNAGQQESSDGVYVDSGYGEPDRLTRLWAPYRLDYIVKRGVHNSKPSRNPFVDLPKQSDEEALIIARGEWVYAVLNLFPYNPGHLMVVPYREVANLEDLTDEETAEMMRFAKHAVRTLKSVSRPHAVNVGFNLGKASGGSVADHLHMHVVPRWSGDSNFMTVIDGTKVLPQALRQTRELLADGWRALNQEDGAAC; this comes from the coding sequence ATGGCAGTGAATCAGTCGGGAAGTGAAGAGTTGCCTCCGCAGCAGCAGGGCAATGCCGGCCAGCAGGAATCGTCTGATGGCGTATACGTCGACAGCGGTTACGGCGAACCGGATCGGCTCACGCGCTTATGGGCACCGTACCGGCTGGACTACATCGTCAAGCGTGGTGTGCATAACTCCAAGCCATCCCGTAACCCCTTCGTTGATTTGCCGAAGCAAAGCGATGAGGAAGCACTCATTATCGCTCGCGGCGAGTGGGTGTACGCCGTTCTGAATCTGTTCCCGTACAACCCAGGGCACCTCATGGTGGTTCCATATCGCGAAGTCGCCAACCTTGAGGACTTGACCGACGAAGAAACGGCCGAGATGATGCGGTTTGCCAAGCATGCGGTTCGTACTCTCAAATCGGTTTCGCGTCCGCACGCCGTCAACGTAGGTTTCAACTTGGGCAAGGCCTCCGGCGGTTCGGTTGCTGACCACCTGCACATGCACGTTGTGCCGCGCTGGTCCGGCGACAGCAATTTCATGACCGTGATCGACGGCACCAAGGTGCTACCGCAGGCGCTTCGTCAGACGCGCGAATTGCTTGCCGACGGCTGGCGTGCCCTCAATCAGGAGGATGGGGCAGCATGCTGA
- the thrS gene encoding threonine--tRNA ligase: MRDLGFPNKGVDAIVCVRDPEGNLKDLSFKPEVETVFEPVPANTPDGRDVIRHSATHVMAQAVQLEFPGTKLGIGPAIDNGFYYDFRVDEPFSPEDLKRIEKRMKKIIKSGQRFERFAFESADEAQEALADEPYKLELIVEKSAGKVSEDDEANVDVGGAGTTLTGYRNVNPRTGETEWFDLCRGPHVPTTRYIPAFKITRSSAAYWRGDQSRDNLQRVYGTAWESKEALDEYLDRMLEAEKRDHRRLGSELDLFSFPDEIGSGFPVFHVKGGIIRNEMEQHSRRRHIEAGYDFVNTPHVTKGDLFKKSGHLDFYADGMFPPMQLDGEYDEHGNCTKAPQDYYVKPMNCPMHNLIFASRGRSYRELPIRMFEFGTVYRYEKSGVIHGLTRARGFTQDDAHIYCTEDQLEEELTSVLDFIISLLRDYGLDDFYLELSTKDEKKFVGSDEIWEKSTAILQRVADASGLELVPDPGGAAFYGPKISVQARDAIGRTWQMSTVQLDFNLPERFELEYTAPDGTKKRPIMIHRALFGSIERFFGVLLEHYAGAFPAWLAPEQVVGIPVADDCIPHLEDFAAQLKSRGIRVHVDTSDDRMQKKIRNHTQAKVPFMILAGARDIEAGAVSFRFLDGTQINGVAVEKAVDIICDWVASRNNEQPNKENVSAL, from the coding sequence ATGAGAGACCTGGGTTTCCCGAACAAGGGCGTTGACGCCATCGTTTGTGTCCGCGATCCTGAAGGCAATTTGAAGGATCTGTCCTTTAAGCCAGAAGTGGAAACCGTCTTCGAGCCCGTTCCGGCGAATACTCCGGACGGTCGTGATGTCATTCGCCACTCTGCGACTCACGTGATGGCTCAGGCCGTGCAGTTGGAGTTCCCTGGGACGAAGCTGGGCATCGGCCCTGCCATCGACAATGGTTTCTACTACGACTTCCGTGTCGATGAGCCTTTCTCGCCGGAGGATCTCAAGCGCATCGAAAAGCGTATGAAGAAGATCATCAAGTCTGGTCAGCGGTTCGAACGCTTCGCGTTCGAGTCTGCTGATGAGGCGCAGGAAGCGCTTGCCGACGAGCCGTATAAGCTCGAGCTGATTGTTGAAAAGTCGGCCGGCAAGGTGTCCGAAGATGATGAGGCCAATGTCGACGTCGGTGGTGCAGGCACGACCTTGACCGGATACCGCAACGTCAATCCGCGTACCGGTGAGACCGAGTGGTTTGATCTTTGCCGCGGCCCGCACGTACCGACCACCCGCTACATCCCTGCTTTTAAGATCACGCGTTCTTCCGCTGCGTACTGGCGTGGTGACCAGTCTCGCGATAACCTGCAGCGTGTTTACGGCACTGCGTGGGAGTCCAAGGAAGCGCTAGATGAGTACCTTGACCGCATGCTCGAGGCTGAGAAGCGCGATCACCGCCGCTTGGGCTCTGAGCTGGATCTGTTCAGCTTCCCAGATGAGATTGGTTCTGGTTTCCCGGTATTCCATGTCAAGGGCGGCATCATCCGCAACGAGATGGAGCAGCATTCCCGTCGCCGTCATATCGAAGCGGGCTATGACTTTGTGAACACCCCGCACGTAACCAAGGGCGACTTGTTCAAGAAGTCCGGTCACCTGGACTTCTACGCGGATGGCATGTTCCCGCCGATGCAGCTCGACGGCGAATATGACGAACACGGCAACTGCACCAAGGCTCCGCAGGACTACTACGTCAAGCCGATGAACTGCCCGATGCATAATCTCATTTTTGCATCGCGTGGTCGCAGCTACCGTGAACTTCCGATTCGTATGTTCGAGTTCGGCACCGTCTACCGCTACGAGAAATCGGGTGTTATCCACGGTCTGACCCGAGCCCGTGGCTTTACGCAGGACGACGCCCACATCTACTGCACCGAGGATCAGCTGGAAGAAGAGCTCACTAGTGTCCTCGACTTCATCATTTCGCTTCTTCGTGACTACGGCCTGGATGACTTCTACCTGGAACTGTCTACGAAGGACGAAAAGAAGTTCGTCGGCTCGGATGAAATTTGGGAGAAGTCCACGGCAATTCTCCAGCGCGTTGCCGATGCTTCTGGCCTCGAGCTCGTTCCTGATCCGGGCGGAGCCGCTTTCTATGGCCCGAAGATTTCCGTCCAAGCCCGCGATGCCATCGGCCGCACCTGGCAGATGTCGACCGTTCAGCTCGACTTCAACCTGCCGGAGCGCTTCGAGCTCGAGTACACCGCACCTGACGGCACCAAGAAGCGCCCGATTATGATCCACCGTGCGCTGTTCGGCTCCATCGAACGTTTCTTTGGCGTCCTATTGGAGCACTACGCGGGTGCTTTCCCCGCCTGGCTGGCGCCGGAACAGGTTGTTGGTATCCCGGTTGCGGATGACTGTATCCCGCACCTGGAGGACTTTGCTGCACAGCTGAAGTCTCGTGGCATCCGCGTCCACGTGGATACGTCGGATGACCGCATGCAGAAGAAGATACGCAACCACACCCAGGCCAAGGTTCCGTTCATGATTCTGGCTGGTGCCCGCGACATTGAGGCAGGTGCCGTCAGCTTCCGGTTCCTCGATGGCACCCAGATTAACGGGGTGGCAGTTGAGAAGGCTGTGGACATCATCTGTGATTGGGTTGCTTCGCGGAATAACGAACAGCCGAACAAGGAGAATGTCTCTGCTCTCTAG
- a CDS encoding Dyp-type peroxidase, protein MSEGFSRRRFLGGLGTAAGASALALGVPEAQAIGLERPQEEPPKPPLQTATVPFDGAHQAGIATPAQANLWLIAFNVKKGVNRNRLQNLMRAWTDDARRMTAGKATRTDLEPELMGSPANLTITVGYGENFFTIIDREDQKPEWLEDLPKYVNDELRPEWNGGDLCLQICADDPVMVSHAARMMIRNSGSYLDVHWVQAGFQHANGSRQEGETPRNLFGQKDGTVNPRTREEFDKQVWIDSGPDWLRGGTAMVVRRIEMDIPGWDVLDRESRTVITGRDIGTGAPIGGKDEFETVDLAKTDEYGLPLTDPNSHVALSMPPKEKPNQRILRRVYNYDLPPEPNGRFETNTGLVFICFQKDPLEQFNPIQERLSKNDRLNQWIFHIGSAVFVMPRGTSEEEYWAQDLFEA, encoded by the coding sequence ATGTCCGAAGGCTTTTCTAGAAGGCGTTTTCTTGGCGGGCTCGGCACCGCCGCAGGAGCTTCAGCGCTCGCCCTGGGGGTGCCGGAAGCCCAGGCGATTGGGTTGGAACGTCCACAGGAAGAGCCGCCGAAACCGCCTTTGCAGACAGCAACCGTACCTTTTGATGGGGCTCATCAGGCGGGGATTGCGACGCCCGCACAGGCGAATCTATGGCTAATAGCCTTCAACGTAAAGAAGGGGGTTAATCGCAATCGTCTCCAAAACCTCATGCGTGCCTGGACCGATGACGCTCGCCGAATGACAGCTGGCAAGGCTACTCGAACGGACTTGGAGCCTGAGCTCATGGGGAGTCCGGCCAATCTGACTATCACAGTTGGATATGGGGAAAACTTCTTCACAATCATCGATAGGGAAGACCAGAAGCCCGAGTGGCTGGAGGATCTGCCAAAGTACGTTAACGATGAGCTCCGCCCGGAGTGGAACGGTGGAGACCTGTGCCTGCAGATTTGTGCGGATGACCCGGTAATGGTCTCCCACGCGGCCCGAATGATGATCCGAAATTCGGGCTCTTATTTGGACGTCCATTGGGTGCAAGCTGGCTTCCAGCACGCCAATGGTTCTAGGCAGGAAGGCGAGACCCCGCGCAATCTCTTCGGTCAGAAGGACGGTACGGTCAACCCGCGCACTCGTGAAGAATTCGACAAGCAAGTGTGGATTGACAGTGGCCCGGATTGGTTGCGGGGCGGTACAGCGATGGTTGTCCGCCGTATCGAAATGGATATTCCAGGCTGGGATGTCTTGGACCGCGAAAGCCGCACTGTTATTACCGGCCGAGATATCGGCACCGGTGCGCCAATTGGAGGTAAGGACGAGTTTGAGACCGTCGACCTGGCGAAGACTGATGAATATGGTCTGCCTCTGACGGATCCGAACAGCCATGTTGCACTGTCCATGCCTCCGAAGGAGAAACCTAATCAGCGGATTCTGCGACGGGTCTACAACTATGACCTGCCACCGGAACCGAATGGTCGATTCGAGACCAACACCGGCCTGGTATTCATTTGTTTCCAGAAGGACCCGTTGGAGCAGTTCAATCCGATTCAGGAGCGGCTGTCCAAGAACGACCGTCTCAATCAGTGGATTTTCCACATTGGATCCGCCGTGTTTGTTATGCCGCGAGGAACTTCTGAGGAGGAGTACTGGGCGCAGGACCTTTTCGAGGCCTGA
- a CDS encoding copper chaperone PCu(A)C, with translation MKLNRTATALIAGSAALTLALAGCSSDDNTAAEVTESATSAATEATSEMEKSDAAVQLADAYIKEKPADKGMTAIFGTLTNNTDKDIKVSSFKLEGLKEGTKFEQHDTKDGKMFEVPEGLTIPANGELVLEPGSTHFMIMDNDEAMDVGAEYKLVIELSDGSSITQDVEVRVQPAGEEDYGNDGDLNNPEHMGGGEMDHSHH, from the coding sequence ATGAAACTCAATCGCACTGCAACTGCACTGATTGCTGGTTCCGCAGCTCTGACCCTTGCTCTAGCAGGTTGCTCATCCGACGATAACACTGCTGCTGAGGTGACTGAGTCCGCAACCTCCGCTGCGACCGAGGCTACTTCTGAGATGGAGAAGAGCGATGCTGCTGTACAGCTGGCCGATGCCTACATCAAGGAAAAGCCGGCTGACAAGGGCATGACCGCCATCTTCGGTACGCTGACCAACAACACCGATAAGGACATCAAGGTTTCCTCCTTCAAGCTTGAGGGGCTGAAGGAGGGCACGAAGTTCGAGCAGCACGACACCAAGGACGGCAAGATGTTCGAGGTGCCGGAAGGTCTGACGATTCCGGCTAATGGCGAACTCGTTCTCGAACCGGGTAGCACTCACTTCATGATCATGGACAATGATGAAGCTATGGATGTGGGAGCTGAGTACAAGCTCGTCATTGAGCTTTCCGACGGCTCTAGCATCACCCAGGACGTTGAGGTTCGTGTCCAGCCGGCGGGCGAAGAGGACTACGGTAATGACGGTGACCTGAACAACCCAGAGCATATGGGCGGCGGTGAGATGGATCACTCGCACCATTAA
- a CDS encoding copper resistance CopC family protein — translation MSPRVASGETFRFSKSGFRRAVAAAAALAVFAGASVINAVPASAHDSVLSSNPGDKQVLDEFPHHVSLKFSGNPKNNFNTVAISDADAKEVLYSHEPEVVGNEVSLDIPEEINPGPGNYIIGFQITSSDGHSTRGKTSFSVADPDAAGAAEAGAESRQTGAHAEETKSIPLWAYGLGGGLIVIIAAVVTVINRKAK, via the coding sequence GTGAGTCCCCGGGTCGCTTCAGGCGAAACGTTTCGGTTCTCAAAGTCGGGTTTCCGACGTGCGGTAGCCGCCGCTGCGGCGCTTGCGGTCTTTGCCGGCGCGTCCGTTATCAATGCAGTCCCTGCGAGTGCTCATGATTCCGTCCTGTCATCGAATCCAGGCGACAAGCAGGTTCTCGATGAATTTCCGCACCACGTTTCTCTCAAGTTCTCCGGCAACCCCAAGAACAACTTCAACACCGTTGCAATTAGTGATGCAGATGCCAAGGAAGTCCTGTACTCCCACGAGCCAGAAGTAGTGGGTAATGAGGTCTCTTTGGATATTCCTGAGGAGATTAATCCAGGGCCTGGCAACTACATTATTGGTTTCCAGATTACCTCCTCTGATGGTCACTCCACCCGAGGAAAGACCTCTTTCTCAGTGGCTGATCCGGATGCTGCTGGCGCAGCCGAAGCTGGGGCAGAATCTCGTCAAACCGGTGCACACGCCGAGGAAACGAAGTCAATACCGCTATGGGCTTATGGCCTCGGTGGTGGACTTATCGTCATCATCGCCGCTGTCGTCACCGTTATTAATCGAAAGGCAAAATAG